The following proteins are encoded in a genomic region of Natrinema sp. DC36:
- a CDS encoding 50S ribosomal protein L39e gives MGKKSKGKKKRLAKLENQNSRVPAWVMMKTDMDVQRNPKRRNWRRNDTDE, from the coding sequence ATGGGTAAGAAATCGAAGGGCAAGAAGAAGCGACTTGCCAAACTCGAGAACCAGAACAGCCGCGTGCCGGCCTGGGTTATGATGAAGACGGACATGGACGTCCAGCGCAACCCGAAGCGACGCAACTGGCGGCGTAACGACACCGACGAATAA
- a CDS encoding 50S ribosomal protein L31e, giving the protein MSATDFEERVVTVPLRDVKKGPNHEAADYAMRLIREHLAKHFAVDEDAIRLDPSINETIWSNGRSNPPRKLRVRAARFDEEGDAVVEAEVAD; this is encoded by the coding sequence ATGAGTGCAACTGATTTCGAGGAACGCGTCGTCACCGTTCCGCTGCGCGACGTCAAGAAGGGCCCTAACCACGAGGCCGCCGACTACGCGATGCGACTCATCCGCGAACACCTCGCGAAACACTTCGCGGTCGACGAGGACGCCATCCGACTGGATCCCTCGATCAACGAGACGATCTGGTCGAACGGCCGCTCCAACCCGCCGCGAAAGCTGCGCGTCCGCGCAGCCCGCTTCGACGAAGAGGGTGACGCCGTCGTCGAAGCCGAGGTCGCTGACTGA
- a CDS encoding translation initiation factor IF-6: MQRLAFAGSAYVGVFARATDSCVLVRPDVDDDVVADLTDELEVPAVRTTVGGSSTVGALATGNENGLLVSSRVLEYERETLEEEIDLPVAELPGSINAAGNVVLANDYGAYVHPDLPREAVQIVADTLEVPVERGDLAGVRTVGTAAVANDTGVLCHPKATDEELDALEDALDVRADVGTINYGAPLVGSGLIANEAGYVIGENTTGPELGRIEDALGYLD, from the coding sequence TTGCAACGTCTCGCCTTCGCCGGGTCGGCGTACGTTGGCGTCTTTGCCCGTGCGACCGACTCGTGCGTGCTCGTTCGCCCCGACGTCGACGACGACGTCGTCGCCGACCTGACCGACGAACTCGAGGTGCCCGCCGTCCGGACGACCGTCGGCGGTTCCTCCACGGTCGGTGCCTTAGCGACCGGTAACGAAAACGGTCTCCTCGTCAGTTCGCGCGTCCTCGAGTACGAACGCGAGACGCTCGAGGAGGAGATCGACCTCCCCGTCGCGGAGCTACCGGGCAGTATCAACGCCGCCGGCAACGTCGTCCTCGCGAACGACTACGGGGCCTACGTCCATCCGGACCTGCCCCGCGAGGCGGTTCAAATCGTCGCAGACACGCTCGAGGTGCCCGTCGAACGCGGCGACCTCGCGGGCGTTCGCACCGTCGGCACGGCCGCGGTGGCGAACGACACCGGCGTGCTCTGTCACCCGAAGGCGACCGACGAGGAACTCGACGCGCTCGAGGATGCTCTCGATGTCCGGGCCGATGTCGGAACGATCAACTACGGTGCGCCGCTGGTCGGCTCGGGCCTGATCGCCAACGAGGCCGGCTACGTCATCGGCGAGAACACGACCGGCCCCGAACTGGGCCGGATCGAAGACGCGCTGGGCTATCTCGACTGA
- a CDS encoding ASCH domain-containing protein, producing MSEREPGDLLPSDRMQRQALEGEVTQIHRGHQYAEEGDTFTIDGTAFDVTAVRERTLGDLTDEDAQAEGMEDLEAYERLLERAHDDFEWDDDSEVVLHRFERR from the coding sequence ATGAGCGAACGCGAGCCCGGCGACCTGTTACCCAGCGATCGAATGCAGCGTCAGGCTCTCGAGGGCGAGGTCACACAGATCCACCGCGGTCACCAGTACGCCGAGGAGGGGGACACGTTCACGATCGACGGGACGGCCTTCGACGTGACTGCGGTCCGCGAACGCACGCTCGGCGATCTGACCGACGAAGACGCCCAGGCCGAAGGAATGGAAGACCTCGAGGCGTACGAGCGGCTGCTCGAGCGCGCCCACGATGACTTCGAGTGGGACGACGACAGCGAGGTCGTGTTGCATCGGTTCGAACGCCGGTGA
- the rpl18a gene encoding 50S ribosomal protein L18Ae produces the protein MSQFTVSGRFKSRDGFAEFETTIDAQNENVAREHTLSQFGSQHGLKRSEIELDEVSEQ, from the coding sequence ATGAGTCAATTTACGGTCAGTGGTCGGTTCAAGAGCCGCGACGGCTTCGCGGAGTTCGAGACAACCATCGATGCCCAGAACGAGAACGTCGCCCGCGAACACACCCTCTCCCAGTTCGGGAGTCAACACGGACTCAAGCGGAGCGAAATCGAACTGGACGAGGTGTCCGAACAATGA
- the pfdA gene encoding prefoldin subunit alpha codes for MSQQQLQQLSQELQEIDEQIEGLQANIEAVQQEKTEVDEAIEAIETLETGSTVQMPLGGGAYLRTTIENIDEVIVELGADYAAEFEEGDAVDALENKKDHLDDQIEELNEQLAELETESDELEQQAQQLQQQAMQQQMQGMGQGQGQPDE; via the coding sequence ATGAGTCAGCAGCAACTCCAGCAACTGTCCCAGGAACTCCAGGAGATCGACGAACAGATCGAGGGCCTACAGGCGAACATCGAGGCCGTCCAGCAGGAGAAGACCGAGGTCGACGAGGCCATCGAAGCCATCGAGACGCTCGAGACCGGCTCGACCGTACAGATGCCCCTCGGCGGCGGCGCGTACCTCCGAACGACGATCGAGAACATCGACGAAGTGATCGTCGAACTCGGTGCCGACTACGCCGCGGAGTTCGAGGAAGGCGACGCCGTCGACGCTCTCGAGAACAAGAAAGACCATCTCGACGACCAGATCGAGGAGCTCAACGAGCAACTCGCCGAGCTCGAGACCGAGAGCGACGAACTCGAGCAGCAGGCTCAGCAGCTCCAGCAGCAGGCGATGCAACAGCAGATGCAGGGGATGGGCCAGGGTCAGGGCCAGCCCGACGAGTAA